A genomic segment from Glycine soja cultivar W05 chromosome 20, ASM419377v2, whole genome shotgun sequence encodes:
- the LOC114403326 gene encoding F-box protein SKIP22-like, which produces MKLRLRSLESKETLKIEVPDSCSLLQLKDTVSRTISSSSSSLHLSLNRKDEIHAPSPEEPLHSLGVAAGDLIFYSLNPIAFTLGTLLHKPETASRDGPSIQDSPETLASDSPSVPDAEKPPTLDAAELEPMEMIDGSDEMVVVGTNSEPFFVRRVLKEALGNNVNDFKLLVFAVHGVVLESGFVRIDKDCGMAVTGSHLLDDSPPAFSSVISLRYALPEILANGASHSVNLKFQTLGHFVNVCGSLSDDVGSRLHFVCLDKRKYVRPLELMLANSEAKGSVNDGEDILFGSEVFEMWKMVKDRLALPLLIDLCEKAGFDLPPCFTRLPMELKLLILERLPGVDLAKVACTCSELRYLSTSNELWKKKYEEEFGKEGDRKGWLFKDLFAVSWETKKRWRAVPFRRRGISRNIIFSPNHFRMPPVWGGEYGVQPVFGVPFPRYQLWRNIIPSRTLTLGDFNI; this is translated from the coding sequence ATGAAGCTGAGACTCAGATCTTTGGAATCCAAAGAAACCCTTAAAATCGAAGTCCCTGATTCCTGTTCTCTGCTGCAACTCAAAGACACCGTTTCTCGCAccatctcttcttcttcctcttctctgCATCTTTCCCTCAACAGAAAGGACGAAATTCATGCCCCTTCGCCGGAAGAGCCCCTCCACTCTCTCGGCGTCGCCGCCGGCGACCTCATCTTCTACTCTCTCAACCCCATCGCCTTCACCCTCGGAACCCTCCTCCACAAGCCAGAAACTGCTTCACGCGACGGACCCTCCATCCAGGACTCGCCGGAAACCCTCGCCAGCGACTCCCCCTCCGTTCCCGACGCCGAAAAGCCTCCAACTTTGGACGCCGCGGAACTGGAACCCATGGAAATGATTGATGGGTCTGACGAGATGGTGGTGGTGGGTACCAATTCCGAGCCTTTCTTCGTGAGAAGGGTTCTGAAAGAAGCGCTTGGGAACAACGTTAATGATTTCAAGTTATTAGTGTTTGCGGTTCATGGTGTGGTTCTTGAGTCTGGATTTGTTCGAATCGACAAGGATTGTGGTATGGCGGTTACTGGTTCTCACCTTCTTGATGATTCTCCTCCGGCTTTTTCTTCGGTGATATCTTTGAGGTATGCCCTGCCTGAGATTCTGGCTAATGGTGCTTCTCACAGtgtgaatttgaaatttcagaCATTGGGGCATTTTGTGAATGTTTGTGGGTCGTTGTCTGATGATGTTGGGTCGAGGTTGcattttgtttgtttggataaacgTAAATATGTTAGGCCTTTAGAATTGATGCTGGCTAATTCTGAAGCTAAGGGTAGTGTTAATGATGGAGAAGATATTCTCTTTGGAAGTGAAGTTTTTGAAATGTGGAAGATGGTGAAAGATAGGCTTGCATTGCCATTGTTAATTGATCTTTGCGAGAAGGCTGGGTTTGATCTTCCACCTTGTTTCACGCGGCTACCGATGGAGCTTAAGCTTTTGATTTTAGAGCGTCTTCCCGGTGTTGATTTGGCCAAAGTGGCTTGCACCTGTTCGGAGTTGCGATACTTGTCCACCAGCAATGAGTTGTGGAAGAAGAAATATGAGGAAGAGTTTGGAAAAGAAGGAGATAGAAAAGGGTGGCTTTTCAAGGATTTGTTTGCTGTGTCCTGGGAAACGAAGAAGAGGTGGCGAGCGGTTCCTTTTCGACGACGGGGGATTTCAAGGAACATTATTTTCTCACCCAACCATTTTAGAATGCCTCCAGTTTGGGGTGGAGAATATGGTGTGCAGCCAGTCTTTGGTGTGCCATTCCCTAGATACCAACTATGGCGGAATATCATTCCCTCGCGTACTCTGACTCTAGGAGATTTCAATATATAA